GGGCTTCCAGAACTACTACGCGATCACCCGCTACAACAATTCCAAGATGTACGCGATGGCCGTCTACCAACTGTCCCAGGCCATCGCCGGCAAGGAGTTACCACCGGCATGAACCCGAACGCGCTGCTCCGGATCGCTCCCGTCGTCGCTGTGCTGGCGCTGGCCGCCTGCAGCAGCGCCCCGAAGAAGACCGCCGGCGGCGCCGGACCCGGCATCCGGGTCGAGGGCAAGGGCCCGGCGCATGTCGCCACCGGCTGCCCCTCGACCTCGCCCTACGCGCCGGCGAAGGAAGACCCGTCTAAGCGCGGCAACTACACCGCCGGCGGCCTGTACGCGCCCGGCGTGCGCGACAGCACCCCGGACTACGTGCCCAACGTCGCCTGCATTCCCGAGCCGCTGGTCACCGACGAACCGCGCTCGGCGATCGGCAACCGCTCCCCGTACATGGTGCTGGGCCGCGAGTACGTGGTCATCGACGACCCGCACAGCTACGTCGAGCGCGGGACCGCCTCGTACTACGGCAGCAAGTTCCATGGCCGCCTGACCTCCAACCGCGAGGTCTACGACATGTACGCGTTCACCGCCGCGCACAAGACCCTGCCGCTGCCCAGCTTCGCCCTGGTCACCAACCTGGACAACGGCGAATCGGTGGTGGTGCGGATCAACGACCGCGGCCCGTTCCACGACGACCGGCTGATCGACCTGAGCTACGCGGCGGCGGTCAAGCTCGGCATCACCGGCAAGGGCACCGGCCGCGTGGAAGTGCGCGGCCTGACCCCTGCCGACAACGGCGACCTGCTGGCACGGCGCACTCCCGGCCGGCGCCCGGCGACGCTGCTGGCCAGCGCGTCCACTGCAGCCGCCACGCGCGATCCCGCGGCGGTGCGGCGCGCGGCGGACATGGATAATCTGGTCAAGACCCTGCCGGCGACGTCGGCCGGAACGGCCAGCGGCAACGGGGCCACGACCGCGCCGGCGCGTGCCGTGCCGGTGGCTGCGGTGGCCGCGCCTACCGCCGCCGCGGCGACCGCTACAGCCGCGGCGCTGCCGGAAGGCGAGCGTTGGCGCTATCGCGTCCAGGACGCGCCGGGCCGGGTCGGCGATGCGGACCGCTTCGACGCCTGGATGAAGTCGCGTGGCGTGCGCGTGGCGACCGGCAAGCCGACCACGCCGGCGCCCAGCGTCGCCGCGGCGAGCACCCCGGCGCGCGGATCCCGCGGCACTGCAGCCGCCACGCCCACGGCCGCCCCTGCCGCGCCTGCGCCGAGTGTCGCCGTGGCCACGCCGACGCCGGCGACTCCGGCAAGAGCGGTCGCCAGCGCCGAGCCGCGGGCCGACGCCGACAACGCACGCGGGCCGCTCGGCATCCTGCTGCAGGTGGCCAGCTTCGCCAGCCGCGAGAACGCCAACCGCGCGCTGTCGCAACTGGCCTCGGCCGGCATCGTCGGCGCCAGCATCAGCGACATCGTCTCCGGCGGCCGCACCCTGTGGCGGCTGCGGGTGGCGGCCGAGGACCATGGCCGCGCCGCGGAACTGGCCACGCGCATCGCCGGCCTGGGCTTCGGCCGGCCGCAGATCGTCAAGGATTGAGGCCACGGGCCTGCCATGGCGGGCCCGCATCGCGCCGATGGCTTAACGCCGGTTCGCGCGCGTGCCCGCGCCGCGCCTGCCCGGGCGTCGGCTCGGCCTACAATGTCGCGTTTTCCATCGGCCTTCGGGCCCGCCAGGAGTCGTTTTAGATGAAATTCCGCTTCGCCGTCGCTGCCGTGGCCACGTTCGCCGTCGGCCTGGTTTCCGCGCAGACGCCCGGTCCGGTTCCCGCGCCGCCGGCCGCCGCTGCCGCCGCTCCGGCCACCGTGGCGATCCCGCCCGCGCCCAAGCCGGCCGTCTCCAAGTCCTGGGTGCTGATGGATTACGCCACCGGCCAGGTGCTGGCCGGCGAGAACGAGCACGAGCGCGTGGCTCCGGCCAGCATCACCAAGGTCATGACCTCGTACGTGATCGCGGCCGAACTGAAGCTGGGCAAGATCACCCGCGACGACCAGGTCATGCTCAGCGAGCGTGCCTGGCGCGAGGGCGGCGCCGGCACCGACGGCAGCTACAGCGGCTTCCCGGTCAACAAGACCGCGCGCCTGGAAGACATGGAAAAGGGCATGGCGATCCAGTCCGGCAACGACGCGGCGATCGCGCTGGCCGAACATACCGCCGGCAGCGAGGAAGCCTTCGCCTCGCTGATGAACGAGTATGCGAAGAAGATCGGCATGACCGGCTCGCACTTCGTCAACGCCCACGGCCTGTCGGCCGACGGCCACTACACCACCGCCTACGATCTGGCGCTGCTGGGCCGGGCGATGGTGCGCGACTACCCGGAAACCTACGCGTACAACAAGATCAAGGAATTCCGCGTCGGCGACATCACCCAGCCGAACCGCAACCTGCTGCTGTGGCGCGATCCGAGCGTGGACGGCATCAAGACCGGCCACACCTCTGAGGCCGGCTACTGCCTGCTCAGCTCGGCCAAGCGCGGCGACCAGCGCCTGATCGCGGTGGTGATGGGTGACAGTTCCGAGAAGCAGCGCGCCGAGGACAGCCTGGCGCTGCTGAACTGGGGCTTCCGCTTCTTCGAGACGCACAGCCTGTACGAGCCGGGTAAGCAGGTCGCGCAGCAGCGCGTGTGGAAGGGCACCGAGAAGCAGGTGCTGCTGGGCGTGGCGCAGCCGCTGCTGGTCAGCGTGCCGCGCGGCCGCTACAACGAATTGAAGCCGGCGATCGAAGTGCCCAAGACCCTGGAGGCCCCGATCAAGCAGGGCCAGCAGATCGGCACGGTCAAGGTGAGCCTGGACGGCAAGGTGGTGGCGCAGGCCCCGCTGGTGGCGCTGAAGGCGGTCGACGAGGCCGGCTTCTTCAAGCGCCTGTGGGACAGCTTCTGGATGTGGTGGGAATCGGAATGAGTGTTTGAAAAAAGCCGGCTGATGCCGGCTTTTTTCTTGGGGATTCGGGAGTGGAGATTCGGGATTGGTGGCGACAGCGCGTGCGTGCTGCCTCTCGCTCTTCGTAGGAGCGGCTTCAGCCGCGACGCTTTACCGATAAAGCGTCGCGGCTGAAGCCGCTCCTACGGCACCGCGCGCGAAGACCTTTGAATCCCGAATCCCAAATCCCAAATCCCGGCGGCTAAAGCCGCCTGCTCACTGTAAAGCTGCCAAACACCGGCGTCTGCCGCTGCAGGTCGAACTCGCGGGTGCGCCAGTAGCGGGCGAGGGCGAACTTCCATTTGCCGCGCATCACCGCCAGGCCGATGCCGGCGTCGCCGACGAAGGGGCGCTTCTTCACGCTGTGGCTGTCGCGGAAGGTGTTGCCGTCCAGGGTGATGTCGCGCAAGACCCAGCGTCCATCGGTGGTCACGAACAGGTGCGCCGACCAGCCGCTGCCGACGCTGTCGGCCGGCGGGGCGACGTTCTCGCCGGCGGGGCGCAGCGGCGAACTGCCGAAATCGTCGGGCAGCTTCCAGCCCAGGCGCAGTTCCATGCCGGCATTGGCGTGGGTGTCCAGCGTGCCGAGCGCACCGCCCCAATGGCTGATCGCGTCCCATCCCCAGCCGTCGCGGCTGCCGTCGCCGGACCAGCGGCGCAGGCGTTCGTGCAGCACGCGGAACACCGGCTCGTCGTGCAACTGGTTGTCCCAGCCCTGGAACTTGGCGTCGCCCAACAGGTCGTGCACCGCATCCTGCACCTGCTTGCCTTGCGCCGACGGGCCGACCAGGCCCAGGGTGAGTTGCGTGGTGCGCAGGCGCTCGTCGTTGCGCGCGTTGTAGCCGATGTTCATCAGCAACAGGCCGGCGTAGGGACGGTCGTCCTCGATCAGGTCGCGGCGGGTCTTGTCGGTGGGGGTGAACAACGCCTGGCCGATCGCGAAGGTCATGTTGCGCTGGGTGAAGTCGCTGTTCGGCTGCAGCCAGGTCAGGGCGCGGTTCGCCGCCCGTGCCAGCCGCGGCAGGCAGGGGTCGTCGGTGTAGTCGCGCAGGTTCGGCGAGACGATGATCAGGCCGAACCCATTGGTATAGCCCTGGTCCTGGCCGGCGCCACCGAACAGGTCGTTGTCGACGCGGACGTTGACCGTGGGTGCGGTCGCTTCCAGGGTGTCGCGTGGGCATTGCGTGGTGGCGGCGACTGGTGCCGAGGCGAAGGCCAGGGCGATGGCCAGCGGAACAAGCGGGCGGGGCGACGGCATGGGCGGCGTCTCTGGTCGGAAAAGGCGTGAGCGGCGATGTCCGCCTGCAGGCAGTCGATACCGGCGACATCCCGGACCATGAACGCAGCCCGTGCAGTGAAGGATAGGCAAAAGTGCCGTAGCGGACAAATTCGTCCGTTTGGGTTTGTCTGTCCCATTCGCCCTCTTGTCGCGTGAAGGCAATGGTGCGCAATGACCGCGCAGGTAGGCGCATGCCGAGGCAGCGTGGCCGCTCCCAATCCGTGCCTGGCATGCCGCTGGCAGGCCCGGCCCGCTGCCGTCCACCCCGGCGCGGCCTTGGGTTTGCCCGGCGCCGGCCCGATAATGCGGGCATGGACATCACTTCCGATAACCCCGATCACGGTTTCCAGTTCCCCGGCGTGTTCGAACTCAGCGCCATGGGCACCGCCAACACCGGCCTGGAGGCCGAACTGCCGCGCCTGCTCGCCGCCGCCGGCGTGGAAGTGATGGAGGAGCGCATCAGCTGGAAGCATTCGTCCAACGGCAAATACGTGTCGGTGCGCATCGCCTTCCGTGCGGTGGACCGCGCCCAGTACGACGCCGCGCACCAGGCGCTGCGCGAGCACCCGGAAGTGAAGTGGACGCTGTAGCCGGGGACGCGCCAGTGGCGCCGGCCCTCGCGCTGCCGCCGTGCCGGGTG
This genomic stretch from Xanthomonas sacchari harbors:
- a CDS encoding septal ring lytic transglycosylase RlpA family protein, with protein sequence MNPNALLRIAPVVAVLALAACSSAPKKTAGGAGPGIRVEGKGPAHVATGCPSTSPYAPAKEDPSKRGNYTAGGLYAPGVRDSTPDYVPNVACIPEPLVTDEPRSAIGNRSPYMVLGREYVVIDDPHSYVERGTASYYGSKFHGRLTSNREVYDMYAFTAAHKTLPLPSFALVTNLDNGESVVVRINDRGPFHDDRLIDLSYAAAVKLGITGKGTGRVEVRGLTPADNGDLLARRTPGRRPATLLASASTAAATRDPAAVRRAADMDNLVKTLPATSAGTASGNGATTAPARAVPVAAVAAPTAAAATATAAALPEGERWRYRVQDAPGRVGDADRFDAWMKSRGVRVATGKPTTPAPSVAAASTPARGSRGTAAATPTAAPAAPAPSVAVATPTPATPARAVASAEPRADADNARGPLGILLQVASFASRENANRALSQLASAGIVGASISDIVSGGRTLWRLRVAAEDHGRAAELATRIAGLGFGRPQIVKD
- a CDS encoding D-alanyl-D-alanine carboxypeptidase family protein gives rise to the protein MKFRFAVAAVATFAVGLVSAQTPGPVPAPPAAAAAAPATVAIPPAPKPAVSKSWVLMDYATGQVLAGENEHERVAPASITKVMTSYVIAAELKLGKITRDDQVMLSERAWREGGAGTDGSYSGFPVNKTARLEDMEKGMAIQSGNDAAIALAEHTAGSEEAFASLMNEYAKKIGMTGSHFVNAHGLSADGHYTTAYDLALLGRAMVRDYPETYAYNKIKEFRVGDITQPNRNLLLWRDPSVDGIKTGHTSEAGYCLLSSAKRGDQRLIAVVMGDSSEKQRAEDSLALLNWGFRFFETHSLYEPGKQVAQQRVWKGTEKQVLLGVAQPLLVSVPRGRYNELKPAIEVPKTLEAPIKQGQQIGTVKVSLDGKVVAQAPLVALKAVDEAGFFKRLWDSFWMWWESE
- a CDS encoding YbeD family protein; this encodes MDITSDNPDHGFQFPGVFELSAMGTANTGLEAELPRLLAAAGVEVMEERISWKHSSNGKYVSVRIAFRAVDRAQYDAAHQALREHPEVKWTL
- a CDS encoding lipid A deacylase LpxR family protein produces the protein MPSPRPLVPLAIALAFASAPVAATTQCPRDTLEATAPTVNVRVDNDLFGGAGQDQGYTNGFGLIIVSPNLRDYTDDPCLPRLARAANRALTWLQPNSDFTQRNMTFAIGQALFTPTDKTRRDLIEDDRPYAGLLLMNIGYNARNDERLRTTQLTLGLVGPSAQGKQVQDAVHDLLGDAKFQGWDNQLHDEPVFRVLHERLRRWSGDGSRDGWGWDAISHWGGALGTLDTHANAGMELRLGWKLPDDFGSSPLRPAGENVAPPADSVGSGWSAHLFVTTDGRWVLRDITLDGNTFRDSHSVKKRPFVGDAGIGLAVMRGKWKFALARYWRTREFDLQRQTPVFGSFTVSRRL